The Stigmatella aurantiaca DW4/3-1 genome contains the following window.
CGGGCAGGTCTTCGGGCTCACGAGCACTCCGGCTTGCGCCGGGTTCCTACTGTCCACCGCTTCCCAGTCCCGGAAGGGACCAGTGCTCGTCGTGGAGGTCGTTCTCGCTTACCGCTGCGGGGCAGCCCCGGATTCACACCGGGTTCCCTTTTAAGACTACTGCGTCATCAAGAACGTGCCGAAGCACATCTCATCATTGGTGCCCTCGCCCCAGCCGAGATCCTTCGCATTGGGCTCGCTGTTGTCGAAGGTGCACTCCAGGGAGATGCGATCGCCGGGCTTGACGACCTTGGGCTCGGCGAGGTTGTAGATGGACTGCCAGTGGAAGTCCCAGCGGGGGATGTTGAGCATGCACTCGGTGGCGCCAGTCTGCCGCTCGATCTGCAGCTTCGCGGAAGTGCCCCGCGTGTGCATGTGGAGCCCAGACGAGTACAGGGTGACGGGCATGTTGTCGCGGAAGGCGCCGTAGGTCCACTGCGAGAGCACGGGCACCACGTCGAACGAGAAGGCGTGGCGGACGTTCTTCTGCCCCGCGGGGATGAGCATGCCGCCGTCGTTCAGCCAGGCCGGGTTGAGCCAGGGCTGCATGATGGCGATCTTTTGCACCGAGCGCTCCAGGGTCAAGGAGATGGAGGTGCGGTCGGGGACTGCCACCGCGCTGCTCAGGGAGTAGTGGATTTGCAGGGCGATCTTCGAGCCCGGCCGCACGGGAATGCCCGTGCCCTGGGGCAGGACCGTCGGCATGCTGCCCGGTCCCGAGACTCCGAGCCAACCCGCCTGGGACTGGCGTCCTCCGCCGGGTCCTCCGAAGCAGGGGTACCCGGGCTTCGGATCCGTCGCGTCCAACGCCTCGTACGCGGCCGCCTCCTCGGGGCTGATCAGGAAGGCGATGATGTGGTGGACCAGGGAAGGCCTGCCGGGGTTGCCATGGAAGCCGGTGACGAAGCTCATCTCCGTCTCGGGCCAGTCCAGCAGGAAGCAGCGGTAATCATCCGGCGACTGGTCCGGCGAGTACTCCGTGGGCATTGCCAATTCCAGGTCGACGCGCGGCAGCCCCTGAGCGGTGGGCGGCTTCACGGCGGCCGCGTCCGCGGGATTGCCCTCCGTGCCTCCTTGATCCGTCCAGTCCGAAATGAGCTTGATCTGCTCGTCGGACAGAGACCGGTCATGGTCGTACTCCGAGCAGTTCTGCGCGGGCATCCAGGGCGGCATGATGCGCTGTTTCACGGCCGCTTGGATGGCCTTGCGCATCATGAAGACCTGATCATAGGTCTGGAGAGGCTGCGGCGCGATGCCACCCTCGATATGGCAACCTCCACACTTCTCCTGAACCAGGGGCGCGATGTCCCGGTGATAGGTGGGAGGAACAGGAGGAGGCGTTGGCTCTGCCGACTCTCCACAGGCGGCCATGACGGCCGCGATCACAGTCGCACTCATTACCCACAATCGACGCATGAAGAAACCTCGAACCGAAAAGAACTTCCATCCTGCCATACACCCACGGGATTGAAAGGTCCCTATTATGATGACACGTATGACGCAACCTGAGAACAAAGGCCTGTGGGCGTGGATCTTCCCGGGGCAAGGTTCCCAAAAGGTGGGAATGGGGCGCAGGCTGATGGCGCACTCCGGTGCTGCCAAGCGGGTGTTTGATGAGGCTTCAGACGCAGTGGGTATGGATCTGGCCCGGTTGTGTCTGGAGGGGCCCATTGAAACACTGACGGCGACGGAGAATGCACAGCCAGCCATCGTGACATGCAGCGTGGCCTGCCTGGCGCTCCTGAAGGAGCGGGGCATCGAGCCAGCCGCCGTGGCGGGTCACAGCGTGGGGGAATTCTCGGCGCTCGTGGCCGCTGGGTCGCTGCCGCTCGCCGCGGCGGTCCGGGCGGTCCGGAAGCGGGGCCAGTTGATGGCCAGCGTCACGGCCCCTGGGAAAATGCTTGCAGTGATGGGGTTGGATGAGGCCCGGGTGAGCGAGCTGTGCCGCGACGCGGCGAGGCACGGGACCCTCGTCGTCGCCATTCACAACAGCCCGCAGCAGTTCGTGCTCTCGGGAAGCCTGACGGCGCTGGAGCAGTTCAGGGAACTCGCGGTGGCCGCGGGTGCGAAGGAATGTGTGCTGCTCGAGGTCAGCCATGCGTTTCACTCCCCGCTCATGGCGCAAGTACAGGAGGAGTGGCGGTCGGTGGTCGCCAGCCTTCAGCTTCGCATGCCCCGGTACCCTGTCGTGCTCAATACCACGGCCCTGACCGTGAAGACGCTGGTCTGTATCCGCCGCTCCCTGCTGGAGCAAATCACCGCGCCTGTCCTGTGGATGCAGTGTGTGCGGGCGCTCGTGACGATGGGCATCTCCCACGTGTTGGAGGTGGGGGACAGCAAGGTGGTGTCTTCTTTGGCAAGGCGGACCGAACCTGCCTTGCAGACGATGACGATGCAGGATCCGGCGGCGGTGGACGGACTGCGGCCGAGCTAGTATTTCTGTGAATTCGACGAATTCTTGTTTTGTCTTGGTCAGAGACACGAGGGAGCCAGCAGGCTCCTCACGTCTCACGGTTCAATCATGACTCAATGGGTTTCGTGACAGCCGTTCATGCCTTGCAGAGCGGTTCATTCCCCACGCGAAAACATGAATCAACGGAAGCTGGAGAACCGTCTTGACGGGTAGGATCTGCGAAGGGTCCTTGATTCACGAATACGTTCACATTTAAACTTTCTGATACGAAGGCTGGACGTGTTCTTGCGGTCACCGCACGACCCGTATCCCCAGTCCGAGCGCATGTTTCTTAGTGATTGATAATTCGGTTCCAAGCTCGAACGCGTCGTGGGGACAGCAGTTATGTTGGAGAGTCCAGGCAGGCCAATTGCCATTGTGGGTCTTGGCAACGTATTTCCCAGGGCCAGGAATGTAGAGACTTTCTGGCAGCAGGTGCTGACCGGGCCGACATCCATTCGTGAGCTGAGTGGCCGCGAGCTGCGGTTGGACTGGTATTACGATGAGGACCGCAACGCGGCGGATCGCACGTATTGCAAGCACGCCGCGGTGCTGGATGAGCTGAATCTGGATTATCGCAAGTACCGGATTCCTCCCAAGATCGTCCAGGACATGCACCGGACGCAGCAGGCCTTCCTGGATGCGACCGCGCAGGCGCTCGAGGACGCCAAGGCGGTGGTGGGCCGTGTCGCCCCTGAGCGTGTCTCATTCACCCTCGGGTCGCTGGGCGGAGGCCTTCGTCCGGATACCCGGGTGCGGACCCGTCTCCTGGACATGATGCGGTACCTGGCCGAAGCCGTTGAAGAGGAGGCGTTGGAGCCTTCGGCCGCATCCGCGCTGCAAGCCGCGGTGTCCCGGCAGATTGAGTCCGAGCTGGCGGGAATCACCGAGGACGAAGCCATTGCCTCCTTCAGCAGTGTCTGGGTGGGCCGGGCAGCCAAGATTTTCAACATCCGGGGGCCTCACCTCTCCGTGGATGCGGGATACGCCTCGGCACTCGCCGCCATTCAGGCGGCCAGCCACCAGCTTCACTTCGGTGACTGCGACGTCGCGCTGGCGGCGGGGTGCAGCCAACTGCTCACCCCGCATGACCTCGTGGCGTTCAGCAAGCTCGGGGGCCTGTCCTCCTCGGCGCTGACACCGTTCGACCGCCGTGCCAGCGGCACGCTGCTGGGCGAGGGTGTGGGGGTCTTCGTCCTGCGCCGCCTGGAGGATGCGCTCGTGGCTGGAGACAAGGTCTACGCCGTCATCCGCGGCGTTGGGGCGGCCTCCGATGGCAAGGGCCGGACGTTGCTGGCCCCCAACCCCAAGGGGCAGGTGCTGGCCATGCGCCGGGCTTACGCGCAGGCGGGGTACGGCCCGGAGCACGTGCAGTACGTGGAGTGCCATGCCACGGGCACGGCGTTGGGGGACATCACCGAGTTCCAGAGCCTGAAAGAGGTGTTCGAAGGCCAGACGCCTGGCTCACGCATCATGTTGGGGGGCGTCAAGGAGCTGACCGGCCATCTGCAGGCGGCGGCCGGGGCCGCGGGACTCATGAAGGCCACGCTGGCGCTGCACCACAAGTTCCTGCCTCCGCAGCACTCGTTCCGTGAGCCGGCCGAAGGGATCGACCTCGAGAACACCCCGTTCTACATCTCGAATCAGGGCGCGCCCTGGCCCGCGGTGGCGGATGGGGTGCGGCGGGCCGGCGTGAGTTCCTTCAGCTTCGGAGGGATCAGCTACCACCTGACGTTGGAGGAGTTCTCTCCCGAGTACCATGCGCGGCTGGCCAGAACGCTTCCGGCGCTTCCTCCCGCGGAGCCCATCGCCATCGTTGGGCTGGGAGGGGTCTTCCCTCAGGCGAACAACAAAGAAGAGCTGTGGGAGAACCTGCTGGGGAAGCGGTGCGCGATTGGCGCCATTCCGGACGAGCGCGCTCCCATCGATCGCTACTTGGATCCCACCCGCCAGAGCAAGGTCAGGCCCTATACCAACCTCGCCGGCTACATCGTCGACGGTGCCTGGCCGGACGAGCAGGTCCGGGTTCCGCCCAAGGTCTCCTCGCAGATCGACCGGGGACACAGCTGGGCCATGAAGGCCGCCTTGCAGGCGCTGGACGATGGCGGGTACTCGCCCGGGTCGGTGGACCCCAAGCGCGTGGGCATTGTGATGGGCTACCTGCCGCCGCTCGAGCGGGAGTTCCAGACCCAGGCCCGGGTGTACTACGCGGAGTTCGGCGGACGTCTGGCAGAGCAACTGGAGCGGCAGGGCATCCAGGGCGAGACGGCCGCGCGGATCCAGAAAAAGGTCGAGGCGCGCTACAAGAGCGAGCTGCCTCCCATCACGGAGGACACCCTGCTGGGGTACCTGGGAAGCCTCTCGGTGGGGCGCGTGGCGCATCACCTGGACTTCCAGGGGCCGGCGCTCATGGTCGAGTCCGCGTGCGCTTCCAGCCTGGCCGCGCTGGAGATCGCCTCGAACCAACTGCGCTCGGGGCAGTGCGACATGATGCTGGCGGGCGGCATGTATGCGTCGCTGGGCGTGGACGCGCTCAGCCAGTGCTGTTCGTTTGGGGGGCTGTCCCAGAATGGCTCCTTCCCGTTCGACGCGAGGGCCGACGGCTACATCACGAGCGAGGGGGCGGCCTTGATCGCCCTGAAGCGGTTGTCGGATGCCGAGGCGGCGGGCGATCGCATCTATGCCGTGGTCCGCTCCGTTGCGGGGGCCACGGATCCGAAGAGCGCTTCGATCTGGGCACCCTCCTCGGAGGGGCAGATTCAGGCGGTGCGCAGGGCCGTGGAGAAGGCGGGAGTGTCCCCGGCCGAGGTTCAGTACGTGGAGAGCCATGGGACGGGAACCCCTGTCGGAGATCCGATCGAGGTCGAGACGTATCAAGAGGTCTACGGACGGGCGAACAAGGACGGGAAGATCTTCCTGGGGTCGATCAAGTCCAACATCGGTCACCTGAACTCCGGGGCCGGCGCGGCATCGCTGACGAAGGTCGCCCTGGCGCTGCACCGCAAGCAGGTGCCGCCGAACCTGGGCTTCGAGAGCCCCAACCCTCGGATTCCCTGGGATCAGCTTCCGTTCCGGGTGCCCACGGAGGTGGAGCCCTGGGAGATGGCCAGCAACGGCGTGCGGCGGGCCGGCGTGACTTCGTTCGGACTGGGCGGGACCAGCTTCCACGCGATCGTCGAGGAGTACCTGCCGCGGAATGGAAAGAGCACGGGCCACCTGAAGGTCGTCGAGCCGTCACGGCCGCCCTTCTTGCATCTGGAGGGACAGAGCCGGGAAGAGATCCTTCAGCAGGTGGAGGGGCTGCTCCAAAAGCTGGAGCGGGAGCCAGGCAGGGACCCTCGGCGGCCCCTTCAGGGAACGGACCTGCCGTGCCGGTTCGCCATGACCTTGCCGAAGGGGCGGCCCGCGCGAGAGAGCTTGGAGCGCGCCAAGAAGCTGCTGGCCGGGGTTGGGGTCCCCAGCCTGCCCGAGCAGGGCATTTTCTATTACGACAGCCGGGACCCGAGGCAGCTGCACCAGGGCAAGGTGGTGGCGGTCTTCCCGGGGCAGGGGCCGCAGTACGCGAACATGCTGCGCGAGCTGGCCGCCGAGTATCCGATCGTCGCCAAGACCTTCGCGGAGGCGGATGAAGCCTTCCTGCCGATGGCGGGCCGCCGCCTGTCCGAGACGTTCTGGATGCCTTCGGAAGCCGAGAGCACGTACCGCCAGGACGATGACACCGTCCATGCCGCCGTCTTCCTGGCCAATGTGGCGCTCTACCGGTTGATCCGGTCCCAGGGCATCCACGTGGACGTGTTGCTGGGCCAGAGTGCCGGTGAGTACGCGGCGCTGGCGGCGAGTGGCATGCTTCCCTTCGCTCAGGCCCTGCAAGCCATCTACAAGCGGACCGTTACGGTGACCCGGCTGGCCATTCCCTCTCCCGGGAGGATGGCGAGCATCAGCGGTGACTTGGACAGGGTCCGGAGAGTCTTTCCGGAGGCTCCGGGCTACGTCACCGTGGCCGCGGAGAATGCACCGGGACAGGGCATCGTCGCGGGAGAGATCCTGGCCGTTGACTACGTCATGCGATGGTGCCGGGCAAACGGGTTCGAGGTGCGCGAGCTTCCCGTGTCTCACGCGTACCACACGAACATCATCGCCAACGCCGTCCCCACTTTCCGCGCGGAGTTGCAGCAACTCTCCTGGAAGGACCCGGAGCTCCCGGTTCTCTCCAGCGTGCACGGCCGCTACTACCAGGCACCGGTCCAGGCCCCGCTCATGGCGCGGCATCTGGCCTTGCAGTACGTCCTCCCGCTTCAGTTCTGGCGCCACGTGCGCCAGCTCCACGAGGAGGGGGCCCGCATCTTCATCGAGTCTGGGCCCAAGTGGTCCCTGACAGCGTTCATCCAAGCCACCTTGAAGGGTGAGCCCTACCTGGCCCAGGCGAGCAATCACCCGAAGACGGGTGAGGTCGAACAGTTCCAGCGCCTGTTGGCCTTCAGCTACGTCCATCACCTGCTGCGCGGACAAGGTGCTCTGTCATGAGCCGTATGACGTTGGAAGCAATGGAGGGAGAGGTGGTTGCCGCTCTGGCGAGAGGGACGGGGTATGTGCCCGAGCTCTTTGGCCGGGATGCCGATCTGGTGAACGGTCTGGGGATGACGCAGGAAGAACTCAGGGATGCGGTCGCGGGTGTCGAGCAGAAGCTCGGCCTCCCAGTCCGGTTGTCAAACAACGCTGCTCAGCACGCGACGGTAGGAATGATCGCAAGAAACATGTTGAAGATTGTAGAGGGCGGTGCGCCCGCGGCCACGGCTGGGGACGTCACACTCGATCAGGTGCTGGCTTTCGTCGATGACTGCGCCTCGCGCAATGAGCGCCCGGTACTCGAGACCCTTCTGGCGGAGACGAACGGCGCGCTCTCCCGGCTGGATGCTGCGGCGGGAGCGAAGGCCACGCCGGTGCCGGTGAAGGCGGAGCCCGGGCCGGGCCTTCTGGCGGACCCGGCCAGCGTCATGAAGCTCCTGGTGGGGGCCCTGGTCGAGCGCACCGGCTATCCCGAGGACATGCTGGAGCCCCAGTTGGATCTGGAGGCGGATCTCGGCATCGACACGGTCAAGCAAGTCGAGGCGTTCGCGATGGCCCGGGTGGCGCTGGGCGTGGAGAAGGACGAGAACTTCCGGCTGCGCGACCACAACACGCTTCGCAAGATGGTGGATTATCTGGTGCCGCGGGCCTCGGGCGCATCGCCCGCTGCGGCGGCTGCATCCCCCTCGCTCGCTCCGGCCGCGGTGGTGCCGGCCCCTGCCCCAGCCCTCCCGGCTCCCGCTGTGCAGCCGACGATGGCGGTCGGGCCGGTGCTGGAGTTCCTGAGCCAGGGGATGGCCGAGAAGACAGGGTACGGCCTGGAGGTTCTCCAGCCTGATCTGGACATGGAGGTGGACCTGGGCATCGACACGATCACGCAGATCGAGGTCTTCGCCCTGGCGCGCACGAAGTACGGCGTGGAGCGCAACGGGGAGTTCCGTGTGCGCCACTACAACACGCTTCGGAAGATGGCGGAGTACCTGGTCAGCAAGGCATCGGGGGCTGTCCACGCGGAGGCACCCGCTGCTCCTGTTGCTCCCGCCGCGCCCGCTGCCGTCGCGCAGGATGCGAAGCCCGCGAGTGCCGCACCGGCGGCTGCTCCGGATGCCGTGATGAACCTCCTGGTCGGGGCCCTGGTGGAGCGCACGGGTTATCCCTCCGACATGCTCGAGCCAGATCTGGATCTGGAGGCGGACCTCGGCATCGACACGGTGAAGCAGGTCGAGGCCTTCGCCATCGCCCGCACGGCGCTGGGCGTGGAGAAGGACGAGAACTTCCGGCTGCGTGACTACAACACGCTGCGCAAGATGGTGGGGTACCTGACGGGCCGGGCCGCCCCCACTGCCGCAGCGCCCGCTCCCACGGTTTTATCGCCTGCTCCCGTGGTGGCGCCCGCAGTGCCTGTTGCGGCTGCGGCGCCC
Protein-coding sequences here:
- the fabD gene encoding ACP S-malonyltransferase, producing MTQPENKGLWAWIFPGQGSQKVGMGRRLMAHSGAAKRVFDEASDAVGMDLARLCLEGPIETLTATENAQPAIVTCSVACLALLKERGIEPAAVAGHSVGEFSALVAAGSLPLAAAVRAVRKRGQLMASVTAPGKMLAVMGLDEARVSELCRDAARHGTLVVAIHNSPQQFVLSGSLTALEQFRELAVAAGAKECVLLEVSHAFHSPLMAQVQEEWRSVVASLQLRMPRYPVVLNTTALTVKTLVCIRRSLLEQITAPVLWMQCVRALVTMGISHVLEVGDSKVVSSLARRTEPALQTMTMQDPAAVDGLRPS
- a CDS encoding type I polyketide synthase, which codes for MLESPGRPIAIVGLGNVFPRARNVETFWQQVLTGPTSIRELSGRELRLDWYYDEDRNAADRTYCKHAAVLDELNLDYRKYRIPPKIVQDMHRTQQAFLDATAQALEDAKAVVGRVAPERVSFTLGSLGGGLRPDTRVRTRLLDMMRYLAEAVEEEALEPSAASALQAAVSRQIESELAGITEDEAIASFSSVWVGRAAKIFNIRGPHLSVDAGYASALAAIQAASHQLHFGDCDVALAAGCSQLLTPHDLVAFSKLGGLSSSALTPFDRRASGTLLGEGVGVFVLRRLEDALVAGDKVYAVIRGVGAASDGKGRTLLAPNPKGQVLAMRRAYAQAGYGPEHVQYVECHATGTALGDITEFQSLKEVFEGQTPGSRIMLGGVKELTGHLQAAAGAAGLMKATLALHHKFLPPQHSFREPAEGIDLENTPFYISNQGAPWPAVADGVRRAGVSSFSFGGISYHLTLEEFSPEYHARLARTLPALPPAEPIAIVGLGGVFPQANNKEELWENLLGKRCAIGAIPDERAPIDRYLDPTRQSKVRPYTNLAGYIVDGAWPDEQVRVPPKVSSQIDRGHSWAMKAALQALDDGGYSPGSVDPKRVGIVMGYLPPLEREFQTQARVYYAEFGGRLAEQLERQGIQGETAARIQKKVEARYKSELPPITEDTLLGYLGSLSVGRVAHHLDFQGPALMVESACASSLAALEIASNQLRSGQCDMMLAGGMYASLGVDALSQCCSFGGLSQNGSFPFDARADGYITSEGAALIALKRLSDAEAAGDRIYAVVRSVAGATDPKSASIWAPSSEGQIQAVRRAVEKAGVSPAEVQYVESHGTGTPVGDPIEVETYQEVYGRANKDGKIFLGSIKSNIGHLNSGAGAASLTKVALALHRKQVPPNLGFESPNPRIPWDQLPFRVPTEVEPWEMASNGVRRAGVTSFGLGGTSFHAIVEEYLPRNGKSTGHLKVVEPSRPPFLHLEGQSREEILQQVEGLLQKLEREPGRDPRRPLQGTDLPCRFAMTLPKGRPARESLERAKKLLAGVGVPSLPEQGIFYYDSRDPRQLHQGKVVAVFPGQGPQYANMLRELAAEYPIVAKTFAEADEAFLPMAGRRLSETFWMPSEAESTYRQDDDTVHAAVFLANVALYRLIRSQGIHVDVLLGQSAGEYAALAASGMLPFAQALQAIYKRTVTVTRLAIPSPGRMASISGDLDRVRRVFPEAPGYVTVAAENAPGQGIVAGEILAVDYVMRWCRANGFEVRELPVSHAYHTNIIANAVPTFRAELQQLSWKDPELPVLSSVHGRYYQAPVQAPLMARHLALQYVLPLQFWRHVRQLHEEGARIFIESGPKWSLTAFIQATLKGEPYLAQASNHPKTGEVEQFQRLLAFSYVHHLLRGQGALS